GTTTACCGTTAGTTGATAGGTTGGCATAAATATCGTTTTAGTTTTGATTCTCGATTATAATATTACAAGATATTAAAATTATAACCTTTAGATGTCACTTTAACAATTTCTTTAGTCTATAAGCCCCCTTGTAATAGCAGCTTAAAAACCCTGTAGCCCTTTACGGGTAGACATAAGCCATTATACATTTTCTAAATTTATTATTCTATGAGTAAAGGATGTATTCTTTGATTGTCAAAAATGTAGTAACAAGCCTGCTTTGCAGCCTTAACAATAATTAACATATTTTTTTAAGGTATTCATACTTTAAACCGAAAATCAACGTTGTGATGGTTGAACGTAAAAATCTCGAAAATGAATTCCTCCTTTAAACTTATTTTGTTTTTTCTATCTATTGCCTTATTTGTTTCCTGTGGAAATGCAGATGACGATGTAAACTATGCCTTAAATACGGGCGATGGACTTGGACAGGGACAAGTTGTTGATGACTGCCTTGACCTTGGAGAAAATGACTTGATCCTATCCATACAAGACCAATTCACCAAAGACCCCGGTAAAGTATCAATTTTCTTTAAAGTTTCTAATAGTGACGGTACACCGGTTTCAGGATTGACCGCTGACCAGTTTACCATTTATGAGCAAGGTAGAAATGATGATTGTTTCAATACCATCTCAACCTCGGAGTCTAACGCAAGAATTTCGCCTAATGAGCAAATATTCTCAAGCAACACCTTATTAATACTGGATTTAAGTAACAGTGTTTTACAAAGTAGCTTAGAGGAATTAAAGACAGCAAGTACAAGTTTTGTAAATACGGTAATGCCAGCTACAACTCAAGATTCCTATAAAATGGCTATCTATTGGTTTGATGGTGAAGATGTGCTGCACGAACTGAATCCGCTAACTTCCGTGAAATCAGAATTGACAGAAGCTATTGCTAGTATTAATAATGATATTAGCGGTGATGTTTCTACAGATCTTTATGGTGCTGTTATTAAATCTACCGATATAGCTACCGACCTTTTAAACGAAAGTACTCAAGGTGAAAAAATAGGTGCTGCGTCTGTAGTTATATTCACAGATGGTAAAGACCAAGCATCACGTTATTCAAAAGATGCAGCCCAGAAAAAGGTAGATACAGCAGACCCGAACATCTCCTTTTTCACTATTGGTTTAGGATCTGAGATAGACACAGAGGCATTGACTGCTATTGGAAAAACCTCTAGCGAGTTTGCTGCAAACAAGGAGGAATTGGAAGATACGTTCAATAAAATTTCTGACTTGGTTTCTGAAAGAGCAAGTAGTTTTTATCTTTTTGAATACTGTAGCCCAAAAAGAGGTGGTGATAATAATTTGGCCATTCAGGTTCAAAAAGGAAGTTTACAGGGCGCTGTTCAGACCAAATTTAATGCTGACGGATTCACCGGAGGCTGCGAATAGCTAATAAAACTCATAAAAAAACAAAAAAAAGGCACCTAAAATAGGTGTCTTTTTTTATGCGCTACAATCAACTATGAACAACTTAAAATCAAATAGTTAAACTATAATTCAACGTATTTACGAGACTTTTGATCGATAATCTTAAGAAGCCTTTGACATCCAATTTTAAACCTATTTCGTATTACTAGTAATCAAAATACTTTATAACAAAACATTCAAAAATGAAAAAATCTATTATCCTAAGTACGCTTGCCGTTACACTAATGGCATCTTGTGTTTCTAAGAAAAAATATGTTGCTCTTGAGAACAATTTATCTGAAACTCAAAGCGCATTGACCAAGACACAAGTTGAAAAGGAAGAGCTTGAAGGAAAAATGACGAAGATAGAGGCTCGTGTAGCTGAGTACAATTCTAAAATCAATTCTTTAAAAGAAATTAACGATAGCCAAATGACATCTGTGGATGATGTTGCCGTAATGAGCAACAACACTAAAGATAAAATGAGAGCTACTCTTGCAAATGTTGACCCTACCAAATTGGCTGAAGCTAAGACTTTACAAGATTCAATGAACTTGGCTATATCATACAACTTAAAAAAATCTATCTCTGATGATGAAGATGATGTTGATGTAAATATTGACAAGACTGTTGTTATGATCAATATCTCTGACAAACTTCTTTTTAACAGTGGTAGCTACCGTGTAAGTAGCAAAGCCAACAAAATTCTTGAAAAATTGGCACAAGTAATCAATTCTGAGCCAAGTATGGAAGTTATGGTTGAAGGTCACACAGATTCTAAAACTATAAGCACTGAAATGTTCCGTAACAACTGGGATTTGAGTGTTAAACGTGCTACTAGCGTTGTAGATATCCTTCAGAACAAATACAATGTTGACCCTACTAAGATGATTGCTGCCGGAAGAAGTAGCTACTTACCTTTGGTAGATAATGACACAAGAGAGAACAGAGCTACGAACAGACGTACTAAAATCGTCATCATTCCTAACTTAAACAAGTTCTTTGCACTTTTAGATGCCGAGTCACTTTAAGACCTATTTTTTACCAAGTTCATGAACTTGGTGATAGAAAAAGGGAGAACATACCGTTCTCCCTTTTTTTTGTGCGCTTTAACGAATTAAAGCAATATTAAGTAGGGTTTTTGGCTACTTCGCTGTCTAAGGAACACGAGTACCCCATATTCGAAAATGAACACCTACATCCTGAGAACAAATGCTATGCTAAATGGCAAAATTAGAACACATGGATGTATTAACAGTTATTATTCAGAACACAACTTTAAACGGAATGCCTAAATGGTACCAGGCTTTAACCCTTTCGTTATTCACTATCATAGCAATAGTGGCAATTACAATGTATTTTAGAATCGCAATTCACGCCTCTGAAATGTCAGAAATGGCAACAAGATTCGGCTACTAGAAGCAGAGGCCTCTCTTACCTATAAATCATTGCATTTTTAAAATTGGTTTTTTTATCGCTATTTAAATCGATTAAGAAACCATTTATTACTGCATGCGTAATGGTTTCTCCTTTTTTTAGAAGGAAAGTAGGGTTGAGTCCTACCTCTATAGAAAATTCCGGCACTTCGTATTTCTTTCCTAGAATATGGATAGGAAATGGAGAAGCCAATTTTCCTGATGGAATATTCTCGACACGAACATACGTATACCCAGATTTTAATAAAGATTTAATATCCAAAACTGCCAATGCCTCTAATGATGTTACCAGTATAGGATATACTTTCCCGGGAGTTACTATATATCCAGTAGCATCTAAGGTTTCGTAACCGTAATACGTAGAAAGATCGCCTTGATCAAGAATACGACTACTATACCAGAAATCGTTATGCTCTTTTTTATCTACTTCTAAACGGTTCATGCCTATATCTAGAATATAATTTTTCCCCAAGAGCGAATAGGCTACATTTTCTATTTTAAGGTCGAAAAGCTTGCGGTCATTTTCCGGTATTTTTTCATATTCCTCTAGAGCAATTTTCTTGTAATTTTCTGTTGCTATGGAATAGATAGCCGATAGGATAGAAACATAATTCAGTTTTCTGATTTCTTGTTTTTCTACATCGCCTAAGTATCCGCCAGATTCAATTAAAATAGTGCTTGTACCCCACTTTTGAATATTATCGCCAAAAGCCCTTGGCTCAAAATCATCATTATAACGCCCTACTTGTCCAGGTGCATACTTTTGGATGATGTTGTTCATAAAAACAATAACCTTCATGGCATTGCCACGTTGCTCGTTTATCTCCTTTTCATAATTGTACGCGGGTGCCAAATACGAAATAGTAGCAGGTTTCTCCGTTCTTTCCGCATTATAATACGTGCTTTGGTCATGCAAATTAAACCCGAAGTCCGCATCTAAACTATCACGGACTTTTTTAAGAGTTTGCCCTTCGGGGGACTGTAAACGTAGGGCATCACGATTAATATCAATGCCCAAACGGTTTCTACGCTGATATACTTCCGAACCATCTGGATTTAACATAGGTAAGAAATGCAGGGTGCAGTTTTCCAGTATCTCCTGTTTCTCAGAAGCAAAATCGCTACTATCAAAAAAATTGAAAATATCAAAAATAGCTTGGGTTGCCGTAGGTTCATCACCATGCATTTGTGACCATAGAAAAACATCGGTTTCACCCTCACCAATACTAATTAGCGATAAGGACCGACCTTCTATTGAGGTGCCAACTTGGCTTACCTTAAACTTTTCATTTTTTCGGTATTGCTCAACCAGTGGTTGCAAATCGGCATGTTTAATACGCCTCTTCTTTAGCACCGGTTCTTTATAGGCTTCATAGGTGTCATAAAGCATAGTGGTTAAATCTTTCTCCTGAGCGGCACAAAAAAGACTGGCAACTAGAAACAATGCGGTAATCTGTATTTTCATGGGGTAATCGGTTTATTGGGTAAGGATTCAAAATTAAGATTTTTGGTGGCTTGTCTAACCTTCTTCATAAAATCTTCACCGGGATCTGTTTTAGTTGTGCGGTAGCCTTGGTCTTTTTCTAACCAAAGCGGATGGTTATCAAAAAGCGTATACTCATAATGACCAATTAGATAGTCAATAGCATACTTATTTGCCAAGTATTTTACCAGTGCTATATTTGATTTTACTTGTTCATTCGTTAAGGGTAAAGCATCGGTTCCTCCTACATTTTCTATGCCAATGGCACAATGGTTCAATCCAATCACATGTCTCGCCATTGTAGTTTCAGGTAATAACCTGTAAATGGTTCCGTCACGGTCCACCAAAAATTGCGAAGAAACATTTAGTCCGCTTACGTCTTTAATATCTGGCCGCCAATTAGGTAAGGTAGCCGGGTTGAACGCATCAAAAGTTTTCTCCATCGTAGGGATGACCGTCCAGTGCAAAACAATCATCTTAGGATCTATGGTAGGGGATTGTTTTTCAATTCCATATCTATTTTTGAGATATTCTAAAGTAAGTTCTTTTCGGGTTATGTCAAAAACTATGGGTTTATCAATTATTTCTGGGGGTTTTACGGTTTCCTTTACCGGTTTACAGTTCACACTGGCAGTGCAGCAAATAAGAACTATGAGTATTTTAAAATTGTTATTCATTCACTCTGAGTATTATCTTCTCGCTTCACGCGGTATTCGATTTTCACTTTTTTCATTCCCCAATCCCTAGCTTTCTGAACATCTGAGCCCATATAGACATCAATTTTATTTTTCCATCTACTGTGCATTTTATCCCTCACTTCATAAACACCTTCCAACCCAGGTAGTTTTACTTGAGTACCCGGCTCAAACCCTAGTTTCATTAAATCTCGAGAAATAGCAATAATCTTCATCCCAGGCTTCAGAGTATCGCCCCAGGCAGCTACACTAGGCTCACCATCTGTTTGCCAATGAACGGAGTTGTATGCAGAAACGTTTACCTCCTTTGTTTTCCAGACGTAGTCGTTTTTTTTGGCACAGGCATTATAAAGCAAAGCCAGCAACAAAAATGCGGTTATCTTATTGAACATAGCTGAAGAGATTTCCCTTAAAGCTACATAATTTTAAGAAACTGGGTATGGTAGCGGCTCTCCCCTATGTAGGGCAATAATATTTTTTGCCGCAAATACGGACATTTGATTCCGTGCCTCAACCGTAGCTGAGCCTATATGCGGCGTAACCGCTACTTGCTCCATAGCAAGTAAGGGATTGTCTCTTTTCATAGGCTCAGGGTCGGTAACATCAAGACCTGCACCCCATATTTCATTATTTTCTAGCGCAGCAATCAAATCCGCTTCCTTATGAACCTGACCACGAGCTGTATTTACAAAGATAGAGGTAGGTTTCATTTTTTGAAATGCTTCGGCGTCAAACGTATACTTTGTATCTTTGGTAAGCGCACAATGAGCCGAGATTACATCGCTCTGCGCCAACAGCTCATCAAAACTGACCTTTTTAGCTTTTAACTCCTCTTCTGCCTCTTGGTTGTTGGAGCGATTACAGTAGAGGACATCCATTCCGTAAGCCCCCTTACAACGACGGGCAAATTCAAACCCTATTCGCCCTAAACCAAAAATGCCGACGGTCTTATTCTTTAATTCCATACCCAAATGAGCTTGTGGCCGAAAATGTTTCCATTCACCCCTAGCAATAGTTTTGTGCATGTATAACATTCTTCTTGATACTGCTAACATCAATATGAAAGCCATATCCGCTGTGGCATCCGTCATAGAATTGGGAGCGTTCGCAATAGGAATACCCA
This genomic interval from Zobellia roscoffensis contains the following:
- a CDS encoding vWA domain-containing protein, producing MNSSFKLILFFLSIALFVSCGNADDDVNYALNTGDGLGQGQVVDDCLDLGENDLILSIQDQFTKDPGKVSIFFKVSNSDGTPVSGLTADQFTIYEQGRNDDCFNTISTSESNARISPNEQIFSSNTLLILDLSNSVLQSSLEELKTASTSFVNTVMPATTQDSYKMAIYWFDGEDVLHELNPLTSVKSELTEAIASINNDISGDVSTDLYGAVIKSTDIATDLLNESTQGEKIGAASVVIFTDGKDQASRYSKDAAQKKVDTADPNISFFTIGLGSEIDTEALTAIGKTSSEFAANKEELEDTFNKISDLVSERASSFYLFEYCSPKRGGDNNLAIQVQKGSLQGAVQTKFNADGFTGGCE
- a CDS encoding OmpA/MotB family protein, with the protein product MKKSIILSTLAVTLMASCVSKKKYVALENNLSETQSALTKTQVEKEELEGKMTKIEARVAEYNSKINSLKEINDSQMTSVDDVAVMSNNTKDKMRATLANVDPTKLAEAKTLQDSMNLAISYNLKKSISDDEDDVDVNIDKTVVMINISDKLLFNSGSYRVSSKANKILEKLAQVINSEPSMEVMVEGHTDSKTISTEMFRNNWDLSVKRATSVVDILQNKYNVDPTKMIAAGRSSYLPLVDNDTRENRATNRRTKIVIIPNLNKFFALLDAESL
- a CDS encoding M14 family metallopeptidase, which codes for MKIQITALFLVASLFCAAQEKDLTTMLYDTYEAYKEPVLKKRRIKHADLQPLVEQYRKNEKFKVSQVGTSIEGRSLSLISIGEGETDVFLWSQMHGDEPTATQAIFDIFNFFDSSDFASEKQEILENCTLHFLPMLNPDGSEVYQRRNRLGIDINRDALRLQSPEGQTLKKVRDSLDADFGFNLHDQSTYYNAERTEKPATISYLAPAYNYEKEINEQRGNAMKVIVFMNNIIQKYAPGQVGRYNDDFEPRAFGDNIQKWGTSTILIESGGYLGDVEKQEIRKLNYVSILSAIYSIATENYKKIALEEYEKIPENDRKLFDLKIENVAYSLLGKNYILDIGMNRLEVDKKEHNDFWYSSRILDQGDLSTYYGYETLDATGYIVTPGKVYPILVTSLEALAVLDIKSLLKSGYTYVRVENIPSGKLASPFPIHILGKKYEVPEFSIEVGLNPTFLLKKGETITHAVINGFLIDLNSDKKTNFKNAMIYR
- a CDS encoding N-acetylmuramoyl-L-alanine amidase yields the protein MNNNFKILIVLICCTASVNCKPVKETVKPPEIIDKPIVFDITRKELTLEYLKNRYGIEKQSPTIDPKMIVLHWTVIPTMEKTFDAFNPATLPNWRPDIKDVSGLNVSSQFLVDRDGTIYRLLPETTMARHVIGLNHCAIGIENVGGTDALPLTNEQVKSNIALVKYLANKYAIDYLIGHYEYTLFDNHPLWLEKDQGYRTTKTDPGEDFMKKVRQATKNLNFESLPNKPITP
- a CDS encoding 3D domain-containing protein gives rise to the protein MFNKITAFLLLALLYNACAKKNDYVWKTKEVNVSAYNSVHWQTDGEPSVAAWGDTLKPGMKIIAISRDLMKLGFEPGTQVKLPGLEGVYEVRDKMHSRWKNKIDVYMGSDVQKARDWGMKKVKIEYRVKREDNTQSE
- a CDS encoding 2-hydroxyacid dehydrogenase, producing MKVLVPLNIPDIGIEMLKKEGLEVTKWTKDLPMTKEELYEAAAKHDALLSTSNYKFDAEFLNANKHLRIISQYAAGYDNIDLSEAKKLGIPIANAPNSMTDATADMAFILMLAVSRRMLYMHKTIARGEWKHFRPQAHLGMELKNKTVGIFGLGRIGFEFARRCKGAYGMDVLYCNRSNNQEAEEELKAKKVSFDELLAQSDVISAHCALTKDTKYTFDAEAFQKMKPTSIFVNTARGQVHKEADLIAALENNEIWGAGLDVTDPEPMKRDNPLLAMEQVAVTPHIGSATVEARNQMSVFAAKNIIALHRGEPLPYPVS